From the genome of Anopheles moucheti chromosome 3, idAnoMoucSN_F20_07, whole genome shotgun sequence, one region includes:
- the LOC128300841 gene encoding nose resistant to fluoxetine protein 6-like — protein sequence MRTGQSVEKNHKMVSNLRPFYVLVLIFMLVAIGLIQQSDAAFVELDEYYRMPKIYDYDDYDRCVAQAPQVPAEDAVYCVARTIIKPDQESSLWRLIENFTNDTKRHFRHDHLDRGLCIERCRQLVQSLDAHDELYVEKFEISFPYILRSDAFNNVSEDRARYGRLINICQNHALRQQYNLSGYTEIEYCTGPKRSPPIDGLDISFLVITGLILLLVISSTWYDRYTRKQLDNEHYKKDVPCRKTMVLTSFSLVRNWYRLVSRSKDQLNEDLKFFQAIRFFTFCLVVVGHCGDLFTATSFANTQDREAEYYNPLGHILINGSIIVQSFFEMSGFLLSIHFCTTQAKLKRISWAAILVTVGYRYIRLTPAYAFILLLHATWLPKLQDGPLWPRGAEVERNLCRRNWWTNLLYVNNYVNADEPCLQQAWYLACDYQLFTVGLIILVAVTKYKKYVVHIFSASGVLAILIPALVVYFNHFDGVFLVTLQAERFIYWFDEMYHKIYIPFHTNIGCYIGGVVYGYLYYRVRTSDNKGNRSGFLKFLWYMTVPCGALTLMMSMIFYSNNFEKPSLWISLFFPLHKNAWALFGAIVLYGIIYNYNRFIKSVVNFPLFVPLGRLTYCAYISHVFFLKNFFYGTRDIPYFSNVSMYTKVISVIVASYILGAIVALTLEFPISALQKHLLSKQLEKISKPEPPRENNNELSPPSA from the exons TGGATGAATATTATCGCATGCCAAAGATTTACGACTACGATGACTACGATCGGTGTGTAGCGCAAGCGCCCCAAGTTCCAGCAGAGGACGCCGTTTACTGTGTCGCGCGTACGATCATCAAACCGGATCAAGAGTCGAGCCTTTGGCGACTCATCGAG aaCTTCACGAACGACACTAAGCGGCACTTTCGTCACGATCATCTGGATCGTGGCTTATGCATTGAGCGTTGCCGTCAGCTCGTACAGTCGCTCGATGCACACGATGAACTGTATGTGGAAAAGTTTGAAATTTCCTTTCCG TACATCCTGCGTTCGGATGCCTTCAACAACGTAAGCGAGGATCGTGCACGATACGGACGGCTGATTAATATCTGCCAGAATCACGCCCTCCGCCAGCAGTACAATCTGTCGGGTTACACCGAAATTGAGTACTGTACTGGGCCCAAACGAAGCCCTCCGATTGATGGACTAGACATCAGCTTTCTAGTCATTACGGGTTTGATCTTGCTGCTGGTAATCAGCTCCACTTGGTACGATCGCTACACCAGGAAACAGCTGGATAACGAGCATTATAAAAAGGATGTACCATGCCGAA AAACGATGGTACTGACGTCGTTCTCGCTCGTTCGCAACTGGTACCGATTGGTGTCCCGGTCCAAGGATCAGCTGAATGAAGATCTTAAGTTTTTCCAAGCAATTCGATTCTTCACCTTCTGCCTGGTAGTTGTCGGACACTGTGGTGATCTGTTTACGGCGACATCGTTTGCAAATACGCAGGACCGTGAAGCTGAGTACTATAACCCGCTCGGCCACATTCTGATAAATGGTTCCATAATCGTGCAGTCGTTTTTCGAGATGAGTGGATTCCTGCTCAGCATTCACTTCTGTACCACGCAGGCCAAGTTGAAGCGCATTAGCTGGGCGGCTATACTAGTAACGGTTGGCTACAGATACATCCG GCTTACGCCAGCATACGCGTTCATTCTACTGCTACATGCGACCTGGTTGCCCAAGCTACAGGACGGTCCGCTGTGGCCTCGTGGCGCAGAAGTCGAGCGTAACCTGTGTCGACGGAACTGGTGGACGAATCTGTTGTACGTGAACAACTACGTTAATGCGGACGAACCG TGTCTTCAACAAGCGTGGTATCTGGCCTGTGACTATCAACTGTTTACTGTGGGACTTATTATTCTAGTGGCAGTAACAAA ATATAAAAAGTACGTTGTGCACATCTTTAGTGCTTCCGGTGTACTAGCCATCCTGATACCGGCACTTGTCGTTTACTTTAACCACTTTGATGGAGTATTTCTCGTAACTTTACA GGCAGAACGGTTCATTTATTGGTTCGACGAGATGTATCACAAGATCTACATTCCATTCCATACGAACATTGGCTGCTATATTGGTGGTGTAGTTTATGGTTATTTGTACTACCGTGTGCGTACATCCGACAACAAGGGCAACAGATCGGGC TTCCTTAAGTTCCTCTGGTACATGACAGTGCCGTGCGGAGCGTTGACGCTTATGATGAGCATGATCTTCTATTCGAACAATTTCGAAAAACCTTCGCTATGGATATCGCTGTTCTTCCCGCTTCACAAAAATGCCTGGGCACTGTTCGGTGCCATAGTCCTATACGGCATCATTTACAACTACAATCGCTTCATAAAGAGTGTCGTCAATTTCCCGCTTTTTGTACCTTTGGGACGACTTACCTACTGTGCGTACATCAGTCACGTGTTCTTCCTGAAGAACTTCTTCTACGGAACCCGTGACATTCCTTACTTCAGTAACGTATCGATG TATACAAAAGTTATTTCGGTGATAGTGGCATCGTACATCTTGGGTGCCATAGTTGCTCTCACACTGGAGTTTCCTATTTCCGCACTGCAGAAGCATTTGCTTTCAAAGCAGCTAG AGAAAATATCGAAACCTGAACCACCGAGAGAGAACAACAATGAACTTAGCCCACCGTCTGCTTAA